The Mycolicibacterium hassiacum DSM 44199 genome includes a window with the following:
- a CDS encoding diacylglycerol kinase has protein sequence MTTSSGTSSGTARVTLLTNPASGHGSAPHAAERAVARLQRRGVDVVAIAGTDADHARRLVEAALDRGMDALVVVGGDGIVSLALQVLAQGEVPLGIIPAGTGNDHAREFRIPTKDPEAAADVVADAILGADGAGTRVIDLGRIRGADGTDRWFGTVMAAGFDSLVTDRTNRMRWPHGRMRYNLAMVAELSKLRLLPFRLSFDGRELETELTLAALGNTRSYGGGMRICPHADPGDGLLDVTMVATASRTKLVRLFPTVFKGTHVELDEVRTERAHTVTVDCPGINAYADGEYVCPLPVQVSAVPGALRILTPRS, from the coding sequence ATGACCACATCGAGCGGGACATCAAGCGGGACCGCCCGGGTGACACTGTTGACCAATCCCGCGTCCGGGCACGGCAGCGCCCCGCACGCCGCCGAGCGCGCGGTGGCCCGGCTGCAGCGCCGCGGGGTGGATGTGGTCGCGATCGCCGGCACCGACGCCGATCACGCCCGCCGGCTGGTCGAGGCGGCGCTGGACCGCGGGATGGACGCGCTGGTGGTGGTCGGCGGGGACGGGATCGTGTCGCTCGCGCTGCAGGTGCTGGCTCAGGGCGAGGTCCCGCTGGGCATTATCCCGGCCGGCACCGGCAACGACCATGCGCGCGAATTCCGTATCCCCACCAAGGATCCGGAGGCCGCCGCCGACGTCGTCGCCGACGCCATCCTCGGCGCCGACGGCGCCGGCACTCGCGTCATCGACCTGGGCCGCATCCGGGGCGCCGACGGCACCGACAGATGGTTCGGCACGGTGATGGCGGCCGGGTTCGACTCGCTGGTCACCGACCGCACCAACCGGATGCGCTGGCCGCACGGGCGGATGCGCTACAACCTGGCCATGGTCGCGGAGCTGTCGAAACTGCGGCTGCTGCCGTTCCGGCTGAGCTTCGACGGGCGTGAACTGGAGACCGAGTTGACGCTGGCGGCGCTCGGCAACACCCGCAGCTACGGCGGCGGGATGCGGATCTGCCCGCACGCCGACCCGGGCGACGGGCTGCTCGACGTGACGATGGTGGCGACGGCGTCGCGCACCAAACTGGTCCGGCTGTTCCCCACGGTGTTCAAAGGCACCCACGTCGAGCTCGACGAGGTGCGCACCGAACGGGCGCACACGGTCACCGTCGACTGTCCCGGGATCAACGCCTACGCCGACGGCGAGTACGTGTGCCCGTTGCCGGTGCAGGTGTCGGCGGTGCCGGGGGCACTGCGGATCCTCACCCCAAGGTCCTGA
- a CDS encoding FAD-binding oxidoreductase — MKWNAWGDPAQARPLSDGIRALLKQALGVDGTPAPEPDLTEVRVRPSALSETHRAGLAAIVGDRYCRVGDADRLLHAGGKSTLDLLRRRHPGVQDAPDAVLLPADEDEIAAILAYCGEHGIAIVPFGGGTSVVGGLDPIRGRFAAVVSLDLRRLNRLTALDEISGEAELEAGLTGPQAEQLLGERGFSLGHFPQSFQFATIGGFAATRSSGQGSAGYGRFNDMVRGLRAVTPAGVLELGRAPESAAGPDLRQLLIGSEGVFGIITRVRVRVHPVPAATRYEAWSFPDFATGADALRAVVQTGTGPTVIRLSDEAETAVNLATTERIGEQQITGGCLAITVFEGTEAHVASRHEETRAVLAAAGGTSLGEQPARDWEHGRFNAPYLRDSLLSAGALCETLETATNWSNVPVLKRAVTEALTGSLAESGTQALVLCHISHVYPTGASLYFTVVAGQRGNPIEQWQRAKAAASDAIMRNGGTITHHHAVGADHRPWMHDEVGELGVTVLRAVKAALDPKGILNPGKLIP; from the coding sequence ATGAAGTGGAACGCCTGGGGCGATCCGGCCCAGGCCAGACCACTCAGCGACGGCATCCGGGCACTGCTCAAGCAGGCCCTCGGCGTCGACGGCACCCCGGCACCCGAGCCGGACCTGACCGAGGTGCGGGTCCGCCCGTCGGCGCTGTCCGAAACCCACCGCGCGGGCCTGGCGGCGATCGTCGGCGACCGGTACTGCCGGGTCGGCGACGCCGACCGGCTGCTGCACGCGGGCGGCAAGTCCACGCTGGATCTGCTGCGGCGCCGCCATCCCGGCGTGCAGGACGCCCCGGACGCGGTGCTGCTGCCCGCCGATGAGGACGAGATCGCCGCGATCCTGGCGTACTGCGGCGAGCACGGCATCGCGATCGTGCCGTTCGGCGGCGGCACCAGCGTGGTCGGCGGGCTGGACCCGATTCGCGGGCGGTTCGCCGCCGTGGTCAGCCTGGATCTGCGGCGGCTGAACCGGCTGACCGCGCTGGACGAGATCTCCGGCGAGGCCGAGCTCGAAGCCGGGCTGACCGGACCGCAGGCCGAACAGCTGCTCGGCGAGCGCGGGTTCTCGCTGGGCCATTTCCCGCAGAGCTTCCAGTTCGCCACCATCGGCGGATTCGCCGCGACCCGCTCGTCGGGTCAGGGATCGGCCGGCTACGGACGGTTCAACGACATGGTCCGCGGACTGCGGGCGGTCACCCCGGCCGGGGTGCTGGAGCTGGGCCGGGCCCCCGAGTCGGCGGCCGGGCCGGATCTGCGGCAGCTGCTGATCGGGTCGGAAGGGGTGTTCGGGATCATCACCCGGGTACGGGTCCGGGTCCACCCGGTACCCGCGGCCACCCGCTACGAGGCCTGGTCGTTCCCGGACTTCGCGACCGGGGCCGACGCACTGCGCGCGGTGGTCCAGACCGGCACCGGGCCGACCGTGATCAGGCTGTCCGACGAGGCCGAGACCGCGGTCAACCTCGCCACCACCGAGCGCATCGGTGAGCAGCAGATCACCGGCGGGTGCCTGGCGATCACGGTGTTCGAGGGCACCGAGGCGCACGTCGCGAGCCGCCACGAGGAGACCCGGGCGGTGCTGGCCGCCGCCGGCGGCACCTCACTCGGCGAGCAGCCCGCCCGGGACTGGGAGCACGGCCGGTTCAACGCACCGTATCTGCGGGACTCGCTGCTGTCGGCGGGCGCGTTGTGCGAGACGCTGGAGACCGCGACCAACTGGTCGAACGTGCCGGTGCTCAAACGCGCGGTCACCGAGGCGCTGACCGGTTCGCTGGCCGAATCGGGCACGCAAGCGCTGGTGCTGTGCCACATTTCGCATGTGTATCCGACCGGGGCCTCGCTGTACTTCACCGTCGTCGCCGGGCAGCGCGGTAACCCGATCGAACAGTGGCAGCGGGCCAAAGCCGCCGCCTCCGATGCGATCATGCGCAACGGCGGCACCATCACCCATCACCACGCGGTCGGCGCCGATCACCGGCCGTGGATGCACGACGAGGTCGGCGAGCTCGGCGTCACGGTGCTGCGTGCGGTGAAGGCCGCGCTCGATCCGAAGGGAATCCTCAACCCGGGCAAGCTGATTCCATGA
- a CDS encoding TetR/AcrR family transcriptional regulator, with amino-acid sequence MSTRNSDSATIEDRILDAAADCVLAFGVDRVMLAEIARRAGVSRPTVYRRWPDTRAVLAALLTRRIVGVLDAAPSRGVGRAALVERIVTIAERLRADEVVMSVLRKAPDLAMVYIAERMGTSQQILLDAVAADIKLAQEQGSVRPGEPRRLAAMCLLITQSAIQSAQIVAPMLDADELAVELAHSLNGYLRP; translated from the coding sequence ATGTCAACACGTAACTCTGATTCGGCCACCATCGAGGACCGCATTCTCGATGCGGCGGCCGACTGTGTGCTGGCCTTCGGTGTGGACCGGGTCATGCTGGCCGAGATCGCGCGCCGCGCCGGGGTCAGCCGGCCGACGGTCTATCGGCGCTGGCCCGACACCCGGGCGGTGCTGGCCGCGCTACTGACCCGGCGGATCGTCGGGGTGCTTGACGCAGCGCCGAGCCGTGGGGTGGGGCGCGCAGCGCTGGTGGAGCGGATCGTGACGATCGCCGAGCGGCTGCGCGCCGACGAGGTGGTGATGTCGGTGCTGCGGAAGGCCCCCGACCTGGCGATGGTCTACATCGCCGAACGGATGGGCACCAGCCAGCAGATCCTGCTCGACGCCGTCGCGGCCGACATCAAGCTCGCCCAGGAGCAGGGCAGTGTCCGGCCCGGCGAGCCGCGTCGGCTGGCGGCCATGTGCCTGCTGATCACCCAGTCGGCGATCCAGTCGGCGCAGATCGTCGCCCCGATGTTGGACGCCGACGAGCTGGCCGTCGAACTGGCCCACTCACTGAACGGATACCTGCGACCGTGA
- a CDS encoding glycerol-3-phosphate dehydrogenase/oxidase, giving the protein MSTTALNAARRTAELSALADGRAVDVVVIGGGITGAGIALDAASRGLRVALVEKHDLAFGTSRWSSKLVHGGLRYLATGNVGIARRSAVERGILMTRNAPHLVRAMPQLVPLLPSMSTVSRALVRVGFLAGDGLRRLAGTPASVLPRSRRIDAARAAQLAPTVRRDGLDGAYLAYDGQLIDDARLVTAVARTAAQHGAMILTRVAASEATATAVRLTDQLTGESFEVTARAVINAAGVWAGEVDPSITLRPSRGTHLVFDAAAFGNPTAALTIPIPGELNRFVFAMPEQLGRVYLGLTDEEAPGPVPDVPEPTPQEIAFLLDTVNTALDVTLSESDVIGAFAGLRPLADTGEGRTADLSREHVVRVSPAGVISVVGGKLTEYRYMAEDVLNRAIELRGLTAGVCRTRNLPLVGAPANPVATLRATDVAEMPGSLVARFGAEAPNVIAAASCARPTEPVAEGLDVIRAEFEYAVTHEGALTVDDILDRRTRIGLVAEDRQRAAAAAEEILASATE; this is encoded by the coding sequence ATGAGCACCACCGCCCTCAATGCCGCCCGCCGCACCGCCGAGCTGAGCGCGCTGGCCGACGGCCGCGCCGTCGACGTCGTCGTGATCGGCGGCGGCATCACCGGCGCCGGCATCGCGCTGGACGCCGCCAGCCGTGGGCTGCGGGTGGCGCTGGTGGAGAAACACGATCTGGCCTTCGGCACCAGCCGGTGGAGCTCCAAGCTCGTTCACGGCGGGTTGCGGTATCTGGCGACCGGCAACGTCGGGATCGCCCGGCGCAGCGCGGTCGAACGCGGAATCCTGATGACCCGCAACGCCCCTCACCTTGTGCGGGCGATGCCGCAGCTGGTGCCGCTGCTGCCGTCGATGAGCACGGTGTCGCGGGCGCTGGTGCGAGTGGGTTTTCTGGCCGGCGACGGGCTGCGCCGGCTCGCCGGCACGCCCGCGTCGGTCCTGCCGCGGTCGCGGCGCATCGACGCCGCCCGGGCGGCGCAGCTGGCGCCCACGGTGCGCCGCGACGGGCTCGACGGCGCCTACCTCGCCTACGACGGCCAGCTCATCGACGACGCCCGGCTGGTCACCGCCGTGGCACGCACCGCCGCCCAGCACGGCGCGATGATCCTTACCCGGGTCGCCGCCTCGGAGGCCACCGCGACGGCGGTGCGGCTGACCGACCAGCTGACGGGGGAGTCGTTCGAGGTCACCGCGCGGGCGGTGATCAACGCCGCCGGGGTGTGGGCGGGCGAGGTCGACCCGTCGATCACGCTGCGGCCCAGCCGCGGAACGCATCTGGTGTTCGACGCGGCGGCGTTCGGCAACCCCACCGCCGCGCTGACCATCCCGATTCCCGGCGAGCTCAACCGGTTCGTGTTCGCGATGCCCGAACAACTCGGCCGGGTCTACCTCGGCCTCACCGACGAGGAGGCGCCCGGGCCGGTGCCCGATGTCCCGGAGCCGACACCGCAGGAGATCGCGTTCCTGCTCGACACCGTCAACACCGCGCTCGATGTGACGCTGAGCGAATCGGATGTGATCGGCGCGTTCGCCGGCCTGCGGCCGCTGGCCGACACCGGGGAGGGCCGCACCGCGGATCTGTCCCGCGAGCACGTGGTGCGCGTGTCGCCGGCCGGGGTGATCAGCGTGGTCGGCGGCAAGCTCACCGAGTACCGGTACATGGCCGAGGATGTGCTGAACCGGGCGATCGAGCTGCGCGGGCTGACCGCCGGGGTGTGCCGCACCCGCAATCTGCCGCTGGTCGGCGCGCCGGCGAATCCCGTTGCGACGCTTCGCGCTACGGACGTCGCGGAGATGCCGGGGTCGCTGGTGGCCCGCTTCGGGGCGGAGGCGCCGAACGTCATCGCCGCGGCGAGCTGCGCGCGGCCGACCGAACCGGTGGCCGAGGGGCTCGACGTGATCCGCGCGGAGTTCGAGTACGCGGTCACCCACGAGGGCGCGCTGACCGTCGACGACATCCTCGACCGGCGCACCCGCATCGGACTGGTCGCCGAGGACCGGCAGCGGGCCGCCGCGGCGGCGGAGGAGATCCTGGCGTCGGCAACGGAATAG
- a CDS encoding acyl-CoA carboxylase subunit beta has protein sequence MTIMAPAAVGESLDPRDPLLRLSTFFDEGSVELLHERDRSGVLAAVGTVNGVRTFGFCTDGTVMGGAMGVEGCAHIVNTYDQAIAEQCPIVGIWHSGGARLAEGVRALHGVGLVFEAMIRASGYIPQISVVVGFAAGGAAYGPALTDVIVMAPESRVFVTGPDVVRSVTGEDVDMASLGGPDTHHKKSGVCHIVADSELDAYERGRQLVGYFCQQGHFDRSKAEAGDSDLHALLPESPRRAYDVHPIVEGLLDKREDGTAIFDEFQAKWAPSIVIGLGRLAGRTVGVIANNPLRLGGCLNSESAEKAARFVRLCDAFGIPLVNIVDVPGYLPGVDQEWGGVVRRGAKLLHAYGECTVPRVTLVTRKIYGGAYIAMNSRSLGATKVFAWPDAEVAVMGAKAAVGILHKKKLAAVEDPEEREKLHEELAKEHEKIAGGVDSAIEIGVVDEKIDPAHTRSKVTQALAEAPSRRGRHKNIPL, from the coding sequence ATGACCATCATGGCCCCCGCGGCTGTCGGCGAGTCGCTGGATCCGCGTGATCCGCTGTTGCGCCTGAGCACGTTCTTCGACGAGGGCAGCGTGGAGCTGCTGCACGAGCGGGACCGCTCGGGTGTGCTGGCGGCGGTCGGGACCGTCAACGGCGTGCGGACCTTCGGGTTCTGCACCGATGGCACCGTGATGGGCGGGGCCATGGGTGTGGAAGGCTGCGCCCACATCGTCAACACCTATGACCAGGCCATCGCCGAGCAGTGCCCGATCGTCGGTATCTGGCACTCCGGCGGTGCGCGGCTGGCCGAGGGCGTGCGGGCACTGCACGGCGTGGGCCTGGTGTTCGAGGCGATGATCCGGGCGTCCGGCTATATCCCGCAGATCTCGGTCGTGGTCGGCTTCGCCGCCGGCGGTGCCGCCTACGGCCCGGCGCTGACCGACGTGATCGTGATGGCCCCGGAGAGCCGGGTCTTCGTCACCGGTCCGGACGTGGTGCGCAGCGTCACCGGCGAGGACGTCGACATGGCGTCGCTCGGCGGCCCGGACACCCATCACAAGAAGTCCGGGGTGTGCCACATCGTCGCCGACAGCGAGCTCGACGCCTACGAGCGCGGCCGCCAGCTGGTCGGATACTTCTGCCAGCAGGGACATTTCGACCGCAGCAAGGCCGAGGCGGGCGACAGCGACCTGCACGCGCTGCTGCCGGAGTCGCCGCGGCGCGCCTACGACGTGCACCCGATCGTCGAGGGGCTGCTGGACAAGCGCGAGGACGGCACCGCGATCTTCGACGAGTTCCAGGCCAAGTGGGCGCCGTCGATCGTGATCGGCCTGGGCCGGCTGGCCGGCCGCACGGTCGGGGTGATCGCCAACAACCCGCTGCGGCTGGGTGGCTGCCTGAACTCCGAAAGTGCTGAGAAGGCGGCGCGTTTCGTGCGGTTGTGCGACGCCTTCGGCATCCCGCTGGTCAACATCGTCGACGTGCCCGGGTACCTGCCCGGTGTGGATCAGGAGTGGGGCGGCGTGGTGCGCCGCGGCGCCAAACTGCTGCACGCCTACGGGGAGTGCACGGTGCCGCGGGTGACGCTGGTGACCCGCAAGATCTACGGCGGCGCCTACATCGCGATGAACTCCCGGTCGCTCGGTGCGACCAAGGTGTTCGCCTGGCCGGACGCCGAGGTCGCGGTGATGGGCGCCAAGGCCGCGGTCGGCATCCTGCACAAGAAGAAGCTGGCCGCCGTCGAGGATCCGGAAGAGCGGGAGAAGCTGCACGAGGAGCTCGCCAAGGAGCACGAGAAGATCGCCGGCGGCGTGGATTCGGCGATCGAGATCGGCGTGGTCGACGAGAAGATCGACCCGGCGCACACCCGCAGCAAGGTGACTCAGGCGCTGGCCGAGGCGCCGTCGCGCCGGGGCCGGCACAAGAACATCCCGCTGTAA
- the kasB gene encoding 3-oxoacyl-ACP synthase KasB: MAGTAKLSTGNGLPNVVVTGVAMTTALATSADETWKKLLDGQSGIRKLEDPFVEEYDLPVRIGGHLLEDFEGELSQPELGRLSYLQKMSTVLGRRVWEAAGSPEVDPRRLMVSIGTGMGSTEELVFSFDDMRTKGLEAVSPLAVQTYMPNAAAAVIGLERKARAGVMTPVSACASGSEGIAHAWRAIVMGEADIAICGGVETKIEAVPIAGFAQMRIVLSTTNDNPAGACRPFDKDRNGFVFGEAGALMVIETEEHAKARGANILARLMGAAITSDGYHIVAPDPNGEQAGYAMTRAIKLAGLQPSDIDHVNAHATGTTVGDVAEGKAINNAMKGHRPAVYAPKAALGHSVGAVGAVESILTVFALRDGIIPPTLNLENLDPEIDLDVVAGAPRTGNYKYAINNSFGFGGHNVALAFGKY; this comes from the coding sequence ATGGCAGGGACGGCAAAACTCTCCACTGGGAATGGCCTTCCCAACGTCGTCGTCACCGGCGTCGCGATGACCACGGCGCTGGCCACCAGCGCGGACGAGACGTGGAAGAAGCTGCTGGACGGCCAGAGCGGTATCCGCAAGCTCGAAGACCCGTTCGTCGAGGAATATGACCTGCCGGTACGTATCGGCGGTCATCTCCTCGAGGATTTCGAGGGCGAGCTGAGCCAGCCCGAGCTCGGCCGGCTGTCGTATCTACAGAAGATGTCGACGGTGCTGGGCCGTCGAGTCTGGGAGGCCGCCGGCTCACCGGAAGTGGATCCGCGCCGATTGATGGTGTCCATCGGCACCGGTATGGGCTCCACCGAGGAGCTGGTGTTCAGCTTCGACGACATGCGCACCAAAGGCCTCGAGGCGGTGTCGCCGCTGGCGGTGCAGACGTACATGCCCAATGCCGCGGCGGCCGTGATCGGGTTGGAGCGCAAGGCCCGCGCCGGGGTCATGACCCCGGTGTCGGCCTGCGCCTCCGGCTCGGAGGGCATCGCCCACGCCTGGCGGGCGATCGTGATGGGCGAGGCCGACATCGCGATCTGCGGTGGCGTCGAGACCAAGATCGAGGCCGTGCCGATCGCGGGCTTCGCCCAGATGCGCATCGTGTTGTCGACAACCAACGACAACCCGGCCGGCGCATGTCGCCCGTTCGACAAGGACCGCAACGGATTCGTGTTCGGCGAGGCCGGTGCGCTGATGGTCATCGAGACCGAGGAGCACGCCAAGGCCCGCGGCGCCAACATCCTGGCCCGGCTGATGGGCGCGGCGATCACCTCCGACGGCTACCACATCGTGGCGCCCGATCCCAACGGTGAGCAGGCCGGTTACGCGATGACGCGGGCGATCAAGCTCGCCGGGCTGCAGCCGTCGGACATCGACCACGTCAACGCCCACGCCACCGGCACCACCGTCGGTGACGTGGCCGAGGGCAAGGCCATCAACAACGCGATGAAGGGACACCGCCCGGCGGTGTACGCGCCCAAGGCCGCGCTCGGCCACTCGGTCGGTGCGGTCGGTGCGGTGGAGTCCATCCTGACGGTGTTCGCGCTGCGTGACGGAATCATTCCGCCGACGCTCAATCTGGAGAACCTGGATCCGGAGATCGACCTCGACGTCGTCGCCGGAGCGCCACGAACCGGTAATTACAAGTACGCGATCAACAACTCCTTCGGATTCGGTGGGCACAACGTCGCGCTCGCATTCGGCAAGTACTGA
- the kasA gene encoding 3-oxoacyl-ACP synthase KasA, which produces MSRPSTANGGYPSVVVTAVTATTSIAGDIEGTWKGLLAGESGIRVLEDEFVIKWDLPVRIGGHLVEPIDQHMTRLDLRRMSYVQRMAKLLGNRVWEAAGSPEVDPDRFAVVVGTGLGGGEKIVETYDAMNEGGPRKVSPLAVQMIMPNGAAAVIGLQLGARAGVITPVSACSSGSEAIAHAWRQIVMGDADIVVCGGVEGGIEALPIAAFSMMRAMSTRNDDPAGASRPFDKNRDGFVFGEAGALMVIETEEHAKARGATILARLMGVGITSDAYHMVAPAPDGVRAGMAMRRAMETAGLEPKDIDHINAHATATPIGDTAEANAIRVAGCEHAAVYAPKSALGHSIGAVGALESVLTVLTLRDGVIPPTLNYETPDPEIDLDIVAGEPRYGDYKYAINNSFGFGGHNVALAFGRY; this is translated from the coding sequence ATGAGTCGACCTTCCACTGCCAACGGCGGTTACCCCAGCGTTGTGGTGACCGCCGTCACGGCAACCACGTCGATCGCAGGCGACATCGAAGGCACGTGGAAGGGCCTACTGGCCGGCGAGAGCGGTATCCGCGTTCTCGAGGACGAGTTCGTCATCAAGTGGGACCTTCCGGTGCGCATCGGCGGTCACCTCGTGGAGCCGATCGACCAGCACATGACGCGTCTGGACCTGCGCCGGATGTCGTACGTCCAGCGCATGGCCAAGCTGCTCGGCAACCGGGTGTGGGAGGCCGCGGGTTCGCCCGAGGTCGACCCGGACCGGTTCGCCGTGGTGGTCGGCACCGGGCTGGGTGGCGGCGAGAAGATCGTCGAGACCTACGACGCCATGAACGAGGGCGGCCCGCGCAAGGTGTCCCCGCTGGCGGTGCAGATGATCATGCCGAACGGCGCGGCCGCGGTGATCGGTCTGCAGCTGGGGGCCCGGGCCGGTGTCATCACGCCGGTGTCGGCCTGCTCGTCCGGTTCGGAGGCCATCGCCCACGCGTGGCGTCAGATCGTCATGGGTGACGCCGACATCGTGGTCTGCGGTGGCGTCGAGGGCGGCATCGAGGCGCTGCCGATCGCGGCGTTCTCGATGATGCGCGCGATGAGCACCCGCAACGACGACCCGGCGGGGGCCTCGCGGCCGTTCGACAAGAACCGTGACGGTTTCGTGTTCGGCGAGGCGGGCGCGCTGATGGTCATCGAGACCGAGGAGCACGCCAAGGCCCGCGGCGCGACGATCCTGGCCCGGCTGATGGGGGTGGGCATCACCTCCGACGCCTACCACATGGTGGCGCCGGCGCCGGACGGGGTGCGTGCCGGTATGGCGATGCGGCGGGCCATGGAGACTGCGGGCCTGGAGCCCAAGGACATCGACCACATCAACGCCCACGCCACCGCCACCCCGATCGGGGACACCGCGGAGGCCAACGCCATCCGGGTTGCCGGCTGCGAGCATGCGGCGGTGTACGCGCCGAAGTCCGCGCTAGGCCACTCGATCGGCGCGGTCGGGGCACTCGAGTCGGTGCTGACGGTGCTGACGCTGCGTGACGGCGTAATCCCGCCGACACTGAACTACGAGACGCCCGATCCCGAGATCGATCTCGATATCGTCGCGGGCGAGCCTCGATACGGCGACTACAAGTACGCCATCAATAACTCCTTCGGCTTCGGCGGACACAATGTCGCCTTAGCCTTTGGGCGTTACTGA
- the acpM gene encoding meromycolate extension acyl carrier protein AcpM — MPATEEEIIAGLAEIIEEVTGIEPSEITPEKSFVDDLDIDSLSMVEIAVQTEDKYGVKIPDEDLAGLRTVGDVVTYIQKLEEENPEAAAAIRAQIEADRAKEAEA; from the coding sequence GTGCCCGCCACTGAGGAAGAAATCATCGCCGGCCTCGCCGAGATCATCGAAGAGGTCACCGGTATCGAGCCGTCGGAGATCACCCCGGAGAAGTCGTTCGTCGACGACCTGGACATCGACTCGCTGTCGATGGTGGAGATCGCCGTGCAGACCGAGGACAAGTACGGCGTGAAGATCCCCGACGAGGACCTGGCCGGTCTGCGCACCGTCGGTGACGTCGTCACCTACATCCAGAAGCTCGAGGAAGAGAACCCCGAGGCCGCTGCCGCCATCCGCGCGCAGATCGAGGCCGACCGGGCCAAAGAAGCAGAAGCATGA
- a CDS encoding ACP S-malonyltransferase, with protein sequence MLALLAPGQGSQTPGMLGPWLELPGAADRIAAWSEISGLDLARLGTTASAEEITDTAVTQPLVVAATLLAHEELTRRGLLKDRDVLVAGHSVGEIAAYAIAGVISADDAVKLAATRGKEMAKACALEPTGMAAVLGGDEAEVLARLEALDLIPANRNAAGQIVAAGAVAALDKLAEDPPAKARVRRLATAGAFHTHYMAPAAEGYAAAAQTVTTSEPTATLLSNADGQPVASAAEAMTKLVNQMTKPVRWDLCTETMRQRQVSAIVEFPPAGTLVGIAKRELRGVPTHAVKSPADLDGLAEL encoded by the coding sequence GTGCTCGCGTTGCTTGCGCCCGGACAGGGCTCACAGACTCCCGGCATGCTCGGCCCCTGGCTCGAGCTGCCGGGCGCGGCCGACCGCATCGCCGCCTGGTCCGAGATCAGCGGGCTGGATCTGGCCCGGTTGGGTACGACCGCCTCTGCTGAGGAGATCACCGACACGGCGGTGACGCAACCGCTGGTCGTGGCCGCGACACTGCTCGCTCATGAAGAACTCACCCGGCGCGGACTGTTGAAGGACCGCGACGTGCTGGTCGCCGGCCACTCGGTCGGCGAGATCGCGGCCTACGCGATCGCCGGGGTCATCTCCGCCGACGACGCGGTCAAGCTGGCCGCCACCCGCGGTAAGGAGATGGCCAAGGCGTGCGCGCTGGAGCCGACCGGCATGGCCGCGGTGCTCGGCGGCGATGAGGCCGAGGTGCTGGCCCGCCTCGAGGCGCTCGACCTGATCCCGGCCAACCGCAACGCCGCGGGTCAGATCGTGGCGGCCGGTGCGGTGGCGGCGCTGGACAAGCTCGCCGAGGACCCGCCGGCCAAGGCCCGGGTACGCCGGCTGGCCACCGCGGGTGCGTTCCACACCCATTACATGGCCCCGGCCGCCGAGGGCTACGCCGCCGCGGCGCAGACGGTGACGACCAGCGAACCGACCGCGACCCTGCTGTCGAACGCCGACGGTCAACCGGTCGCCTCGGCCGCCGAGGCGATGACCAAGCTGGTCAACCAGATGACCAAGCCGGTGCGCTGGGACCTGTGCACCGAGACCATGCGTCAGCGCCAGGTGAGCGCGATCGTCGAGTTCCCGCCGGCCGGGACGCTCGTCGGGATCGCCAAACGAGAACTTCGGGGAGTGCCGACACATGCGGTCAAATCCCCCGCGGACCTGGACGGGCTTGCCGAACTCTAA